TTCATGGCTACCGCCGcgtgatgcatttaaaatacgatatgccatcgccattagttattgttatatgagtgccaacctggcacagtgccattatcgcagATGCTGGCAAGTGATTCTGCCAGGGGAGTCGAGCCCTCTAGCTACCTTtgtggccttcttgggctaagaatGAACCTAGGTGttcttccataggctaaggaatgtgaAGTATATTTGGATGGACACAAAACTCAGATAGATCCTTCCTGAAcgactttatttttaagactaacttataatgatatacagtttAAAAGAAGACAATAGTTAACAGGGTAGTTATGCTTAATGAGTAGTAAGTATCTGTAAGCACAAATATAACCTCTGGTAATAGgtagttataaacataaatacctaACACCTTTTCCCCTcgggaaaagaatgaaagattaaagcaaataaaaggataaaacaatCAATAATTAAATAGTGGCATAGCTTTGAATAgataatacaaaaacatacataatactATTAATCATTTTACATTCTAAAATAGTCAGGTGGTCTACTTTGTCTGGTAGACCTTCGAAGTTTTGGTAATTCAGATATCGATCTATCAGGTGAGTCATCAgaagttttaccattttcatttcccGATATTTTTCTGCAGCTGCCGCCTCCTTTTCTTCTACATTTGGGATTTCATTCTTCTCTGCACCTGCAACTGCATCGCCTAACTCTTCACGAGTATTTATGAACTCTTTTGGTAATGGCGGGTCTGGATAGCTGACCAACTCTGAAAATCACGTgctaaaagttcatttttatcttgAGAATCATTGGAGATCAGTCTCATTTGATCAATATgcctcttccatactaaattacCGTCCACTTGTACATTGTATGTGCATGGACCCAATTTAAGAACCACAACTCCTCGAGTCCATATGCCCTTCTTGGTATTTTGACGATAATCCCGAACCAGTACCACGTCCCCTATATCGAGTTCCCTCATTGGTTTCTCGTTCTCTGAGGCTTTTCTTTCAATTCGCTGCGATGCATCTGGGTGTAGTAAATCAAGGCGAGTGCGTAACTGCCGACCCATGAGCTCTGCAGGCGTGCGCTTTGTGGTACAGTGAGGTGTAGTTCGGTAAGTCAGTAGAAATTGACACAACTTGGTATTTAAAGATGTATTACACGATTGCAATGTTCTCATCGCCCTCTTCATTCCTTGTTTGAATGTTCTTACTGTATTTTCGGCCTGCCCATTACTGCTTGGGTGATAAGCGGGTATCAGTATATGCTTTACACCATTTTGGGTCATGAACTCTTTAAATTCCTCAGCCACAAACTGTCTTCCATTATCAGACACGAGCTCTACACAAACCCCATGCTGAGCAAATACCCGCCGCATGATCTCAATGGTATTCATAGTTGTAACTGATTTCATTGGGTGTACTTCCGGCCATTTTGAATATGCGTCAATCATAATGAGGTACATTTGTCCCAGGAAGGGTCCTGCAAAATCAACATGTACTCTTTTCCACGGACCAGAAGGCCACTTCCACGGATTACCCTCAGCACGAGTCGGCATTGGCTGAGTAGCCTGACAAGCAGAGCACCTTTGCACAGTGTTTTCAATATCTTGATCGATATTCGGCCACCACACATGCAAGCGAGCTAATCCTTTCATCCTAACAATCCCCGGATGACCACCATGTAGCTCTTCTAAAATTTGAATCCTATATCTCGACGGTATTACCACCCTGGCACCCCATAGAAGACATCCCTCTTCAATTGAAAACTCATGCTGACGGCTATGGAAGGGTTTCAGTTCCTGTGCTATGTCCTCAGAGTCTGGCCATCCATTTCTTGTATAATATAAAGCTCTAGCCAGTACAGCATCATGCAAAGTTTCCCTTGCAACAGATTTTGCAGTTACAGGAAGAGAGTTCACCTGGTGCATGTTAAATGCAGTTGCTTCTTGTGTCCAGTTTACAAGCTTATCTGATGCATTGAGTCACAATCTGGTAAAGGCAACCGTGAGAGTGCATCAGCATTTCCATTGTCACTTGAACGACGTAATTCAATGTCATAATCATAAGCTGCTAACTGTATAGCCCAGCGTTGTATTCTTGCAGCTGCAAGGACTGGAATACCCTTCCTGGGTCCCAGAATGTATGACAATGGTTTGTTATCTGTAATAAGGGTGAATTTACGACcatataaatattgatgaaacttCCGTAGTCCAAAGATGATTGCCAAACCCTCACGCTCAATTTGGGAATAGTTACGTTCAGTGGGTGTTAACATTCTTGATGCATAAGCAATTGGTCTCTCTCCGTTACTGGTGATATGGGAAAGCACTGCTCCAAGTCCTTTGGGTGATGCATCTACTGCCAACGTCACAGGTTTACTCAAATCATAGTGCACTAATACTCCTGTTTCAGTGGTCAGCATTTCTTTAATCTCGAAAAAGCTCTTTCACACTCTACTGACCAATGCCATTTTCTGTCTTTATGCAGTAATTCCGTGAGAGGCGCTGCGACTGATGAGAGATTTGGTACATAGCGACGGTAATGGTTTACCAGCCCCAGGAAGGATTGCATTTCAGACCTTGATTCTGGCCTTGGTGCCTCCGTGACTGCTGCAATGGCATCCTCCGTCATATGGATACCCTCTTCATCCACAATGAAACTCAAATATTTCAAGGAGGGCTTCATAAATTCACATTTCGACAAATTACATTTCAACCCATTGATGTGCAACCGCTCAAGTACCCTTTCAAGATTGTATAAATGTTCAGCTTCGGTTCTCCCAGTAAGACTAATATCATCTATGTTGCATCCACAAGGTACTCCTTGCAGAACTTTATCCATTAAAGACTGAAAAAGTTGTGGTGCTGCTGAGACACCATATGGTAAACGTGTATATCTGTACAAACCAAGTGGTGTGTTAATCGTGACATATTTCCTAGATTCCTCATCTAATTCCACTTGCTGATAAGCTTGCGATAAATCCAACTTTGAGAAAGTTTTTCCACCGTTCAATCGCTGGTATAGTTCATCTGGATTTGGCATTGGATGTTCAGGGTTTTCCACATAACGATTTATGGTGACCTTGAAGTCACCACAGATCCTAATAGAACCATTGTCTTTTGAAACTGGCACTATCGGTGCCGCCCACTCACTATAGTCAACTTTTTCAATAATTCCTTCCAATTCTAGTCTTTTAAGTTCTGCATTCACAGCATCCCTGATTGCATAAGGAACTGTTCTCGCTTTATAAAAGATTGGTTTTGCATCCTTTCTTACACGAATATGAGCCTTTATATTCTTGGCTGTACCCAGTTCACCATCAAAGACATCACCATATTTCCTTAACAGTTCTTCTAACTTTGAGGTTTTCAGAATACCAGAATGCAGATGATTTACAGCTAACTTTTTCCAGTCAAatttcgcaaaatgcagccagtCCCTACCGAATAAGGCAGGTCCATTCCCTGTACCACATACAATGGCACTTCCTCCACTCTGTGTCCATGAACTTCCATAGTTACGTAGCATATCCCGACGGCTTCTATTTTTCTCCCCGTCATGGTTTTCAGCACAATATCGCTGGATTGAAGTACTGTATTTTTCAGATGTTTAGCGTAGAACTCTTCACTTATCAGTGACACAGAAGCTCCGTGTCCAATTCCATATCAATTGGTATCCCATTTAATTTAACTTTCACTATTATCTCTGGAACCTTATTGTgtcttgctttcattttcttaacacAGTATTTCATTGTATGCACCAATTCATCCTGTAGTTTGCACTCTGTAGTTTCTTCTTCCGAGCCGCGAGTCTcctcctctgccatgttgatcgtCGATCGTTTCCTTCCTTGTCTTCCATATTTCCAATTTCGATTGACCGTGGTATGATTTTCCATTCGGCACATTCTACGAAGGTGTCCTTTTTATGACACCCATtacactcagtatccttatggaAACAAACATCAGCCTTATGGTTTGTCTTCCCCCAACGGTAACACTCAAGGAGTGAAGCTTTCAGCCCAACAACTTTTTACCTCCTGAGTTTGACCCTGAATCTTCGTGACGTTTTCATCCGCCATTTCCTGACTTAGCGCAATCGAAAATGCTTTCTTTAAGTCAAGCTCCTGTTCACTTAATAGTTTCCTCTGTGCCGAGCGGTTGGCCAATCCAATAACAAACAAGTCTCTTAAAACTTCCTCTTGAAAAGCACCAAACTGACATGTTTCCGCCAATTTCCGTTGCTCCGTTGCATACTCAGTGATGGATTCTCCTGGACGTTGCTTCCTATTGTAAAACTTGAAACGTTCAGCTATCAGGATGGGTTTTGGGTGGAGGTGATTTTTCAAAAGCTCAGTAAGTTCTCGATAAGTCCTTGATGAGGGCTTATTAGGGGCAAGCAATGTTTTCAGAAGTCCATATGTAGGAGCGCCAACGGCGCTCAAGAAAACTGCCCGTTTCTTATCTTCCTCTGTTATGTCATTTGCTAAGCAGAACTGATCAAACCTTTCGACATAATCTTCAAAGTCCTCGGATTTGTCATATGCTGCTATATTACCCAAATGCGCCATCCTTAATTTTCCCTTTCGTGAGTCAGTTCCTCGTCGCCATTGAAGTATATTTGGATGGACACAAAACTCAGATAGATCCTTCCTGAAcgactttatttttaagactaacttataatgatatacagtttAAAAGAAGACAATAGTTAACAGGGTAGTTATGCTTAATGAGTAGTAAGTATCTGTAAGCACAAATATAACCTCTGGTAATAGgtagttataaacataaatacctaacagaatgtaatttcagcatatttaatcgtcatcttttattaa
The genomic region above belongs to Macrobrachium rosenbergii isolate ZJJX-2024 chromosome 18, ASM4041242v1, whole genome shotgun sequence and contains:
- the LOC136847932 gene encoding uncharacterized protein; translated protein: MAHLGNIAAYDKSEDFEDYVERFDQFCLANDITEEDKKRAVFLSAVGAPTYGLLKTLLAPNKPSSRTYRELTELLKNHLHPKPILIAERFKFYNRKQRPGESITEYATEQRKLAETCQFGAFQEEVLRDLFVIGLANRSAQRKLLSEQELDLKKAFSIALSQEMADENVTKIQGQTQEVKSCWAESFTP